From a region of the Microbacterium sp. nov. GSS16 genome:
- a CDS encoding SDR family NAD(P)-dependent oxidoreductase produces the protein MTDAPSLPASGIDPDDLATTLRVLASLDEVDQQHPDYLAVRRATANMFKAVKRARRKEIRDAIAEADKAVVARTATGAPDRIDDETRGLDLSSRVTDAPSAGELLKPRNCYICKQPYTRVDAFYHQLCPECALFSHGKRDARTDLTGRRALLTGGRAKIGMHIALRLLRDGAHLTITTRFPRDAVRRFSSLPDASDWLHRLRVVGIDLRDPAQVIGLADSVAAQGPLDILINNAAQTVRRSPGAYSLLADAELQPLPDGPLPEMETFGHTADPHPQALQASVDAHPLLSVAALGGTVAEQGGQALTAEDLARLAMAPGSSSLVKHADGTAIDAGGLVPDVNRVNSWVQSVEQVDPLEMLEVQLCNTTAPFLLISRLRASMAASTARRKYIVNVSAMEGQFSRRYKGPGHPHTNMAKAALNMLTRTSAGEMLETDGILMTAVDTGWITDERPHFTKVRLAEEGFHAPLDLVDGAARVYDPIVQGEAGVDLQGVFLKDYRPSPW, from the coding sequence ATGACCGATGCCCCCTCACTGCCTGCCTCCGGCATCGACCCCGACGACCTCGCCACCACCCTTCGGGTGCTCGCATCGCTCGATGAGGTCGATCAGCAGCATCCGGACTACCTCGCCGTCCGCCGCGCCACCGCCAACATGTTCAAGGCCGTCAAGCGCGCGCGCCGCAAGGAGATCCGGGATGCCATCGCTGAGGCCGACAAGGCCGTCGTCGCGCGCACCGCGACCGGGGCGCCCGACCGCATCGACGACGAGACCCGCGGGCTCGACCTCAGCTCGCGGGTGACCGACGCGCCCAGCGCCGGTGAACTGCTCAAGCCCCGCAACTGCTACATCTGCAAGCAGCCGTACACCCGGGTGGATGCGTTCTACCACCAGCTCTGCCCGGAGTGCGCGCTGTTCAGCCACGGCAAGCGCGACGCCCGCACCGACCTCACCGGCCGACGCGCCCTGCTCACCGGCGGGCGCGCGAAGATCGGCATGCACATCGCGCTGCGCCTGCTGCGCGACGGGGCGCACCTGACCATCACGACTCGTTTCCCGCGCGACGCCGTGCGGCGATTCTCGTCGCTGCCCGACGCGTCGGACTGGCTGCACCGGCTGCGCGTCGTGGGCATCGACCTGCGCGACCCGGCGCAGGTGATCGGCCTCGCCGACTCGGTCGCGGCCCAGGGGCCGCTCGACATCCTCATCAACAACGCGGCGCAGACCGTGCGGCGCTCGCCGGGTGCGTACTCGCTGCTGGCGGATGCCGAACTGCAGCCGCTCCCCGACGGGCCGCTGCCCGAGATGGAGACCTTCGGGCACACCGCCGACCCCCACCCGCAGGCGCTGCAGGCGTCGGTCGACGCGCATCCGCTGCTCTCGGTGGCCGCCCTCGGCGGCACGGTCGCCGAGCAGGGCGGGCAGGCGCTCACGGCGGAAGACCTCGCACGCCTCGCCATGGCGCCAGGCTCGTCGTCGCTCGTCAAGCACGCCGACGGCACGGCGATCGACGCGGGCGGGCTGGTGCCCGACGTGAACCGCGTGAACAGCTGGGTGCAGTCGGTCGAGCAGGTCGACCCGCTCGAGATGCTCGAGGTGCAGCTGTGCAACACCACGGCGCCCTTCCTGCTGATCAGCCGGCTGCGGGCGTCGATGGCGGCGTCGACCGCGCGGCGCAAGTACATCGTCAACGTCTCGGCGATGGAGGGGCAGTTCTCGCGCCGGTACAAGGGCCCGGGGCATCCGCACACCAACATGGCCAAGGCTGCGCTGAACATGCTGACCCGCACGAGTGCCGGCGAGATGCTCGAGACCGACGGCATCCTGATGACAGCCGTCGACACCGGCTGGATCACCGACGAGCGCCCGCACTTCACGAAGGTGCGCCTGGCGGAAGAGGGCTTCCACGCCCCGCTCGACCTCGTCGACGGAGCCGCGCGCGTGTACGACCCGATCGTGCAGGGAGAGGCCGGCGTCGACCTGCAGGGCGTGTTCTTGAAGGACTACCGGCCCAGCCCCTGGTGA
- a CDS encoding exo-alpha-sialidase: MLFTSVVGALALALSIPAQAAFAAPAPGYLTDPTLPPGSYQEQNLGADRTAENFFYRIPALAHLGDGVILASWDARPGSAADAPNPNSIIQRRSTDNGKTWSDLQIIAAGDAAAPKYGYSDPSYVIDHETGRVFAFFVYSKDVSFQGSRYGNDDADRNIISAAVIHSDDQGVTWSEPELITDVVKPASGTVVNGTYQPVAGDVRGVFATSGEGIQLRYGAHAGRLIQQYAAHVRQADGSEAIQAYSVYSDDHGATWQRGAFVGKGMDENKTVELSDGRVMLNSRDSSNGRQRKVAISTDGGATYGAVTRDAELPDPTNNASITRLHPDAPQGSADARKLIFTNSNNGANGDRVNGAVRLSCDDGETWPGLRTLKPGFFGYSSATAIGDGRVGVLWEGNYTDQIRFSSFDQAWLNAVCAPVSVPETALQPGVAKTVPVTVTNQEDAALTGTVSFHTPAGWTASDAAVTALAPGASVTVDVTVTAPAGAEGAQRLQAAFTAGDGRVSQGTATLQLPLNAKLGATLSVTSTSPARDVVADPYTAGEQLAFTVRVVGTSNVVSTLTPAANTFTTGFAPTACRWQNLAVGGSYNCTTPRRTLTQEDIDRGWFAPEFSFTITGGSLAPVTVSHTGAAVLLRDGLLSAEISGQRTDTGRDLTADPYAVGEQVPYSFRVDNATPGTVTVAPVAGPFAPFVAPGAGNCRYQNLPKDGGYTCATPRHTVTQDDVDRGYFTADTTWRLEAAGQTARDIAVTGGEVDVITRAPALAGSVSGEWTDANGTGVADAGDTVTWTRSVRNTGNVVLDDVVADGDELGGLAKGATGQLEPEVVTLTVDDIAAGKVSADGFAATASNGSLDATAQAEASELTLPIAPLWASGSVYLTGDRVTHQGRLWQAGWWTRGEKPGSKPTGAWQEIAVNTDGDVLWTSTRVFLAGDVVVHDGHRYEARWWTRGDEPVAKTSGKRPGAWKLLG, from the coding sequence ATGCTCTTCACCTCCGTCGTCGGAGCGCTGGCGCTCGCGCTCAGCATCCCGGCGCAGGCCGCCTTCGCGGCACCCGCCCCCGGCTATCTCACCGATCCCACCCTGCCTCCGGGCAGCTACCAGGAGCAGAACCTCGGCGCCGACCGCACGGCCGAGAACTTCTTCTACCGCATCCCTGCGCTCGCCCACCTCGGCGACGGCGTAATCCTCGCCTCATGGGATGCGCGCCCCGGCAGCGCGGCCGACGCCCCCAACCCCAACTCGATCATTCAGCGCCGCTCCACCGACAACGGCAAGACGTGGAGCGATCTGCAGATCATCGCCGCGGGCGACGCCGCCGCGCCGAAGTACGGCTACTCCGACCCCAGCTACGTCATCGACCACGAGACCGGCCGGGTGTTCGCCTTCTTCGTCTACTCGAAGGACGTCAGCTTCCAGGGCAGCCGCTACGGCAACGACGACGCCGACCGCAACATCATCAGCGCCGCCGTCATCCACTCCGACGATCAGGGCGTCACCTGGAGCGAGCCCGAGCTGATCACCGACGTCGTCAAGCCCGCCAGCGGCACGGTCGTGAACGGGACGTACCAGCCCGTCGCGGGTGACGTGCGCGGCGTGTTCGCGACCTCGGGCGAGGGCATCCAGCTGCGCTACGGTGCACACGCCGGGCGTCTCATCCAGCAGTACGCCGCGCACGTGCGCCAGGCCGACGGCAGCGAGGCCATCCAGGCGTACTCGGTGTACTCCGACGACCACGGCGCGACCTGGCAGCGCGGCGCCTTCGTCGGCAAGGGCATGGACGAGAACAAGACCGTCGAGCTCTCGGACGGCCGCGTCATGCTCAACTCGCGAGACAGCTCGAACGGGCGCCAGCGCAAGGTCGCTATCTCGACCGACGGCGGCGCGACGTACGGCGCGGTGACGCGCGACGCCGAACTGCCCGACCCGACCAACAACGCCTCGATCACGCGGCTGCACCCGGATGCCCCGCAGGGCAGCGCGGATGCCCGCAAGCTGATCTTCACGAACTCGAACAACGGCGCCAACGGCGACCGGGTGAACGGCGCCGTGCGCCTCTCGTGCGACGACGGCGAGACGTGGCCGGGCCTGCGCACGCTGAAGCCGGGCTTCTTCGGCTACTCGTCGGCCACGGCGATCGGCGACGGACGCGTCGGCGTGCTGTGGGAGGGCAACTACACCGACCAGATCCGGTTCTCGTCCTTCGACCAGGCATGGCTCAACGCGGTCTGCGCACCGGTCTCGGTGCCCGAGACGGCGCTGCAGCCGGGCGTCGCCAAGACCGTGCCTGTGACGGTCACGAACCAGGAGGACGCAGCGCTCACCGGCACCGTGTCATTCCACACACCGGCCGGCTGGACGGCATCCGACGCCGCGGTCACCGCCCTCGCACCCGGCGCCAGCGTCACGGTCGACGTGACGGTCACCGCGCCCGCCGGCGCCGAGGGCGCGCAGCGCCTGCAGGCCGCCTTCACCGCCGGGGACGGCCGGGTCAGCCAGGGCACGGCCACGCTGCAGCTGCCGCTGAACGCGAAGCTCGGGGCGACCCTCAGCGTGACGAGCACCTCGCCCGCCCGTGACGTGGTGGCCGACCCGTACACGGCGGGCGAGCAGCTCGCGTTCACCGTGCGCGTCGTCGGCACCTCGAACGTGGTCAGCACGCTCACCCCGGCTGCGAACACGTTCACGACCGGTTTCGCGCCGACCGCGTGCCGCTGGCAGAACCTGGCCGTGGGCGGTTCGTACAACTGCACCACTCCGCGCCGCACGCTGACCCAGGAGGACATCGACCGCGGCTGGTTCGCTCCCGAGTTCTCGTTCACGATCACGGGCGGCTCCCTCGCGCCCGTCACGGTGAGCCACACCGGCGCGGCGGTTCTGCTGCGCGACGGCCTGCTCTCGGCCGAGATCAGCGGACAGCGCACCGACACCGGCCGCGACCTGACCGCCGACCCGTACGCCGTCGGCGAGCAGGTGCCGTACTCGTTCCGGGTCGACAACGCGACTCCCGGCACGGTCACCGTGGCGCCCGTCGCCGGTCCGTTCGCGCCGTTCGTGGCGCCGGGAGCCGGAAACTGCCGCTACCAGAACCTGCCGAAGGATGGCGGGTACACCTGCGCCACCCCGCGTCACACCGTGACGCAGGACGACGTGGACCGTGGCTACTTCACCGCCGACACCACCTGGCGGCTGGAGGCCGCGGGTCAGACCGCGAGGGACATCGCGGTCACCGGCGGAGAGGTCGACGTGATCACGCGCGCCCCGGCGCTCGCCGGCTCGGTCAGCGGCGAGTGGACGGATGCCAACGGCACCGGCGTCGCCGATGCCGGCGACACCGTCACCTGGACGCGCTCGGTGCGCAACACCGGCAACGTCGTGCTCGACGACGTCGTGGCCGACGGCGACGAGCTGGGCGGCCTCGCGAAGGGCGCGACCGGGCAGCTCGAGCCCGAGGTGGTGACGCTGACCGTCGACGACATCGCCGCAGGCAAGGTCTCGGCCGACGGGTTCGCCGCAACAGCATCCAACGGCAGCCTCGACGCCACCGCTCAGGCAGAGGCGAGCGAGCTGACCCTGCCGATCGCACCGCTCTGGGCATCCGGATCGGTGTACCTCACGGGCGACCGGGTCACCCACCAGGGCAGGCTCTGGCAGGCGGGCTGGTGGACGCGCGGCGAGAAGCCGGGCTCGAAGCCCACCGGCGCCTGGCAGGAGATCGCGGTGAACACCGACGGCGACGTGCTGTGGACATCGACGCGCGTGTTCCTCGCCGGCGACGTGGTCGTGCACGACGGACACCGCTACGAGGCGCGCTGGTGGACCCGCGGCGACGAGCCGGTCGCGAAGACCTCGGGCAAGCGCCCGGGCGCCTGGAAGCTGCTCGGCTGA
- a CDS encoding DUF4862 family protein, translated as MTRPVVVSAYPLSPAFANWDPAVEHEVLCGLTELPGVAALEVPWIDGIHPHDSAWFLANAPAVALALTPLPFVMRRLATPGYGIASTDADGRRAAIADLRRVAADAAEIGEHSAAHVAVVELHTAPRGEADADALARSLAELGALDWSGARLVIEHCDAHVPGQTPEKGFLPLHGEISAIRASGADVGLWMNWGRSAIELRDPDAVAEQIAAAANSGLLDALVLSGASDREGPYSGPWIDAHHPFASLDPDAESLLTDDRLHAAVRAAGDAPSLGLKVSRRPDATTAAEVLRVAERHLQVLSAAAP; from the coding sequence ATGACCCGCCCCGTCGTCGTCAGCGCGTATCCGCTGTCGCCCGCCTTCGCGAACTGGGACCCCGCCGTCGAGCACGAGGTGCTGTGCGGGCTCACCGAGCTGCCGGGCGTCGCGGCGCTCGAGGTGCCGTGGATCGACGGCATCCATCCGCACGACTCCGCATGGTTCCTCGCGAACGCGCCCGCCGTCGCGCTCGCTCTCACGCCGCTGCCTTTCGTCATGCGCCGCCTGGCGACCCCCGGATACGGCATCGCCTCCACCGACGCCGACGGCCGGCGGGCGGCCATCGCCGATCTGCGCCGTGTGGCCGCGGATGCGGCCGAGATCGGCGAGCACAGCGCCGCGCACGTCGCCGTCGTCGAGCTGCACACCGCGCCGCGCGGTGAGGCGGATGCCGACGCGCTGGCGCGCTCGCTCGCCGAGCTGGGCGCGCTCGACTGGTCGGGTGCCCGCCTGGTGATCGAGCACTGCGATGCGCACGTGCCGGGTCAGACCCCCGAGAAGGGCTTCCTGCCGTTGCACGGCGAGATCTCGGCGATCCGGGCATCCGGCGCCGACGTCGGACTCTGGATGAACTGGGGCCGTTCGGCGATCGAGCTGCGTGACCCGGATGCCGTCGCCGAGCAGATCGCGGCCGCTGCAAACAGCGGACTCCTCGATGCGCTCGTGCTCTCCGGAGCGTCCGACCGGGAGGGCCCGTACAGCGGGCCGTGGATCGACGCCCACCACCCCTTCGCATCCCTCGACCCCGACGCCGAATCGCTGCTCACCGACGACCGCCTGCACGCCGCCGTGCGCGCGGCCGGTGACGCGCCGTCGCTGGGACTCAAGGTGAGCCGGCGCCCCGACGCGACCACCGCAGCCGAGGTGCTGCGCGTCGCCGAGCGCCACCTGCAGGTGCTCTCGGCCGCCGCGCCCTGA
- a CDS encoding N-acetylmannosamine-6-phosphate 2-epimerase, giving the protein MLDDGSAIRLDVSGAHRVEHVAVRLRGAGIRVQGIADIRAVADLDVPIIGLWKDGDDDVFITPTLDHARAVMDAGADIIAIDGTRRTRPDGLTLAETIRGLRVHGDVLVMADCGSLDDAIAAEAAGADFLGTTLSGYTGERTKTDGPDLELISLISAACERPVIAEGRLHTPAQAAAAIAAGAFAVCVGTAITHPATITSWFAGAVDDASRTAR; this is encoded by the coding sequence ATGCTCGATGACGGCTCGGCGATACGCCTCGACGTCTCCGGCGCGCACCGCGTCGAGCATGTCGCCGTGCGCCTTCGCGGTGCGGGCATCCGGGTGCAGGGCATCGCCGACATCCGCGCCGTCGCCGACCTCGACGTGCCGATCATCGGCCTCTGGAAGGACGGCGACGACGACGTGTTCATCACGCCGACCCTCGACCACGCACGGGCCGTGATGGATGCCGGTGCCGACATCATCGCCATCGACGGCACCCGCCGCACGCGTCCCGACGGGCTGACCCTCGCCGAGACGATCCGCGGCCTCCGCGTGCACGGCGACGTGCTGGTGATGGCCGACTGCGGTTCACTCGACGACGCGATCGCCGCCGAGGCCGCAGGCGCCGACTTCCTCGGCACGACGCTGTCGGGGTACACCGGCGAGCGGACGAAGACCGACGGCCCCGATCTCGAGCTCATCTCGCTGATCTCGGCGGCCTGCGAGCGTCCGGTCATCGCCGAGGGCCGCCTGCACACGCCCGCGCAAGCCGCCGCGGCCATCGCCGCCGGAGCCTTCGCCGTGTGCGTGGGCACGGCGATCACCCATCCCGCGACGATCACCTCGTGGTTCGCCGGCGCGGTCGACGACGCATCGCGCACGGCGCGCTGA